CTTGGTATTTTTATTAAACAAACCTATCAACTTTTTGCAGCTTCTCTTTTAGCAGCAACTGTTGGTGCATATGTAGGAATTTATGCTTTAGCGGCATTTTTTATACAATCACAAGTAACCTTTTGGATACTTTTTGCTGTCGAAATAGGACTTTTAATTGCTTTGCAATTTAAAAAACGCGAAGCTCCACTGAATTTAATTTTGCTTTTTGGCTTCACTTTTTGTTCGGGCTTAACCCTAACACCCTTACTTATTTCTGTTCTTGCTCTACCAGCAGGCGGAGTAATCATTGCTCAAGCTTTTGCTTTAACAACAGTAGCTTTTGCGGCACTTAGTATTTTTGCTATGAATACCAAAAAAGATTTCACGCTAATGGGTAAAGCTTTATTTATAGTTTTAATCGTGGTTGTAGCAGCTTCCTTGCTTAATATCTTTTTCCAAAGCAGTTTGCTAAATTTAACTATTTCAGCCGTAGCAGCGATTTTATTTTCATTCTATATTCTTTATGATACACAAAATATTATTCGCGGAAACTATGAAACTCCAATTGAAGGTGCTGTAGCACTTTATCTTGACTTTGTAAACCTTTTTGTATCTTTACTTAATATCCTAAGAAGTTTCAATAGCAGATAATTTTTGCGGGAAGTCCCCGCAAAATTCTCAAAAATTTCAAATCTTTTCAAGTTTTATTTAGTTACAATATCTAACTCAAAAAATTTTTAAAATTTAGGAAAATTTATGATTACTCTTTTAATTATTTTGCAGTTTGTCATCGTTGTTATTATTTGTATAGCTGTTCTACTTCAAAAAAGTTCAAGCATAGGACTTGGAGCTTATAGTGGAAGTAATGAAAGCTTATTTGGAGCAAAAGGACCCGCAGGATTTTTAGCAAAATTTACTTTTATAATGGGAATTTTACTGATTGCTAATACTATTGGTTTGGGATATTTATACAATAGCACAAGTAAAGATTCTTTAGCTGAAAAAATTAAAATCGAAACAAATACGAGTATTCCTGCTGCTCCAAATGCTATAAATGTGCCAGCTATTCCAAGCGCTCCACAAATACCTAATGAAGTAAATACAAGTAAGTAATTTATAAGGAAAAAATATGATTAATG
The window above is part of the Campylobacter coli genome. Proteins encoded here:
- a CDS encoding Bax inhibitor-1/YccA family protein, translated to MSLYDRDYSRSREFENTRSSELGIFIKQTYQLFAASLLAATVGAYVGIYALAAFFIQSQVTFWILFAVEIGLLIALQFKKREAPLNLILLFGFTFCSGLTLTPLLISVLALPAGGVIIAQAFALTTVAFAALSIFAMNTKKDFTLMGKALFIVLIVVVAASLLNIFFQSSLLNLTISAVAAILFSFYILYDTQNIIRGNYETPIEGAVALYLDFVNLFVSLLNILRSFNSR
- the secG gene encoding preprotein translocase subunit SecG translates to MITLLIILQFVIVVIICIAVLLQKSSSIGLGAYSGSNESLFGAKGPAGFLAKFTFIMGILLIANTIGLGYLYNSTSKDSLAEKIKIETNTSIPAAPNAINVPAIPSAPQIPNEVNTSK